A section of the Polyodon spathula isolate WHYD16114869_AA chromosome 29, ASM1765450v1, whole genome shotgun sequence genome encodes:
- the LOC121302290 gene encoding uncharacterized protein LOC121302290: protein MGFWLLLGVVWLCTSLPAGVVAQDVSGSFVTECRDRYFWMSTNGRFAGASFRFDIIDGNAIHSLNDSYAASCGFTYSFNLPGDLIFRASFLACHVQSMNDVSYVLQYRFVRMDSLGRETVYPFSLSCSTESPWNPREVVCEENYMEVSVRKNVPVIAQEGLAKEDWEAALSIAEEAVMSVWQVVFHQTGMPPKTMNATDARTAGYFVNSTASRVLFRSPYGMPKSEVVMVAGIPVEAIRATVFYKQRWMLLLVDTSAACAKNPSVFDGTYLSWVTPRLLSPLVLHPTQFLDKQIKMGVEGRPLDEITATSRGYQLLVNSTAVKISIPFGAVGGYLKSHVIDNKYNQMYAIDLFLEHQWADDLWEVTQHRSFKPVRSPYRPETPYVVNNTIPSEKGFTVTLGNFKPDVELRNVTINGVPLTLPEAENRGVKIIEVKHPNGTKDFVLKVPFANPLIPEQYIGDNYRRYPLNINYTLNIIPVNETYFHPAMIVCDVQDVVYPDVKSICTNTSIVFEVTAGNMDYQWELCIGEEPLTPELAALRGYTMTSRPTIRIELPLFSIGYIYEDITLRGLVGKVVLILRDMKSLKEEARFEQRCPFPTKEMLVCMPNGVMSVMVVPMAPVPTVDLAKTTLLDQNCRPTEAASNRALFTFRVNTCGTRSKIDNNYLVYENEVIYSQELFPANAPIITRDSEYRLTIRCRYPVSDSRKIFAERKLVPPPGSFSAKGQGTLQFQFTHYSGDKRTRDVLNLQARLARDVSYSQFYSAFPVSQSLLEPLFLQVELLNPHSLADHLILQDCWATLTPELDASPQWDLVTDSCLVTTDSYRTLFHPVPASTLTKASLQRLEVQAQQSSKDPAFWRQVYFHCMAVVCDPNLEDTCNKTCVPGEERSTRSVDRYSQIRGYASAGPVQLQPGVVDRKTAGET from the exons ATGGGATTTTGGTTGCTTTTAGG AGTTGTCTGGCTGTGCACGAGTTTGCCTGCAGGTGTGGTCGCCCAGGACGTGTCAG GAAGCTTTGTGACTGAGTGTCGGGATCGCTACTTCTGGATGTCGACCAATGGCAGGTTTGCCGGCGCCAGCTTCCGCTTTGACATCATTG ATGGAAACGCTATTCACTCACTGAATGACAGCTACGCAGCGTCATGTGGGTTCACCTATTCCTTCAACCTCCCCGGGGACCTGATCTTCAGAGCGTCGTTCCTGGCCTGTCACGTGCAGAGCATG AATGATGTCTCATATGTTCTCCAGTACCGCTTTGTGAGAATGGACTCTCTGGGTAGAGAGACAGTCTACCCCTTCTCCCTGTCCTGCAGCACTGAGAGCCCCTGGAACCCCCGTGAGGTCGTCTGTGAGGAGAACTACATGGAG GTGTCTGTCAGGAAGAATGTTCCAGTTATTGCTCAGGAAGGACTGGCAAAGGAAGACTGGGAAGCAGCACTCTCCATA GCCGAGGAAGCAGTGATGTCTGTGTGGCAGGTAGTGTTCCACCAGACCGGAATGCCCCCCAAAACCATGAATGCCACAGATGCCCGCACCGCAGGGTACTTTGTCAACTCCACAGCCAGCCGCGTCCTCTTCCGATCACCCTATGGCATGCCAAAGTCAGAGGTGGTCATG GTGGCAGGGATCCCAGTGGAAGCCATCAGAGCCACTGTGTTCTACAAGCAGAGGTGGATGCTGCTATTGGTGGACACTTCGGCTGCCTGTGCTAAGA ACCCCTCTGTTTTTGATGGCACCTACCTGAGCTGGGTCACACCGAGGCTCCTCTCCCCGCTGGTCCTGCATCCCACCCAGTTCCTGGATAAGCAGATCAAGATGGGAGTGGAGGGGAGGCCCCTGGATGAGATCACTGCTACTAGCCGGGGCTACCAGCTGCTGGTCAACAGCACTGCAGTGAAAATCAGCATTCCCTTTGGTGCTGTGGGAGGATATCTTAAG AGTCATGTGATTGACAACAAGTACAACCAGATGTATGCCATTGACCTCTTTCTGGAGCACCAATGGGCCGATGACCTGTGGGAGGTGACGCAGCACCGCTCCTTCAAGCCAGTCCGCTCCCCCTACCGCCCCGAGACTCCCTATGTGGTGAACA ATACCATCCCAAGTGAGAAGGGCTTCACGGTGACCCTTGGTAACTTCAAGCCGGATGTTGAGCTGAGAAATGTGACCATCAATGGGGTTCCCCTGACCCTTCCTGAGGCTGAGAACAGAGGTGTGAAGATCATTGAGGTCAAGCACCCCAATGGCACCAAGGACTTTGTCCTGAAGGTCCCCTTTGCCAACCCGCTCATCCCGGAGCAG TACATTGGTGATAATTACAGACGCTACCCGTTGAACATCAACTACACTTTAAACATTATCCCTGTGAATGAGACTTATTTCCATCCAGCCATGATCGTGTGTGATGTTCAGGATGTTG TCTATCCTGATGTCAAAAGCATTTGTACAAACACCAGCATTGTGTTTGAAGTGACCGCTGGCAACATGGACTACCAGTGGGAGCTTTGCATTGGGGAAGAGCCTCTAACCCCAGAACTGGCGGCTCTCCGAGGCTACACCATGACCAGCCGGCCCACGATCAGAATAGAGTTGCCGCTCTTTAGTATTGGCTACATCTATGAG GATATCACTCTGAGGGGGCTTGTTGGTAAAGTGGTGTTGATTCTCAGAGATATGAAGAGCCTGAAGGAGGAGGCCCGGTTCGAACAGCGCTGCCCGTTCCCAACAAAGGAAATGCTGG TGTGCATGCCTAATGGCGTGATGTCAGTGATGGTGGTCCCAATGGCTCCTGTACCAACTGTTGATCTCGCCAAGACCACCCTGCTGGATCAGAACTGCAGGCCCACAGAGGCTGCCTCAAACCGGGCCCTGTTCACTTTCCGGGTCAACACCTGTGGGACCAGGAGCAAG ATTGATAATAACTACCTGGTCTATGAGAATGAAGTCATCTATAGTCAGGAGCTGTTCCCAGCCAATGCTCCCATCATCACGAGAGATTCTGAGTACAG GCTGACTATCCGTTGCCGGTACCCAGTGAGTGACTCCAGGAAGATTTTTGCTGAGAGGAAGCTGGTTCCACCCCCTGGATCCTTCTCTGCTAAAGGACAGGGGACCCTGCAGTTCCAGTTTACCCACTACAGTG GTGACAAGAGAACCAGAGATGTCTTGAATCTGCAAGCCCGTCTTGCTAGAG ATGTGAGCTACTCCCAGTTCTACTCTGCGTTCCCTGTGTCTCAATCTCTGCTGGAGCCCCTGTTCCTGCAGGTTGAACTCCTGAACCCCCACAGCCTGGCTGACCACCTCATCCTGCAGGACTGCtgggccacactgacccctgaaCTGGATGCCAGCCCTCAATGGGACCTGGTCACTGACAG CTGCCTGGTCACGACAGATTCCTACAGGACTCTGTTCCACCCAGTGCCAGCCAGCACTCTCACCAAGGCCTCCCTCCAGAGGCTTGAGGTCCAGGCACAGCAGTCTAGCAAGGACCCTGCCTTCTGGAGACAG GTGTACTTCCATTGCATGGCTGTAGTTTGTGATCCTAACCTGGAGGATACTTGCAATAAGACTTGTGTACCTGGAGAAGAGAGATCAA CCCGTAGTGTTGATCGGTACAGCCAGATCAGAGGCTATGCTTCTGCCGGGCCAGTCCAATTACAACCAGGAGTTGTGGATCGTAAAACAGCAGGTGAGACTT AG